A single Oryctolagus cuniculus chromosome 16, mOryCun1.1, whole genome shotgun sequence DNA region contains:
- the CDCA7L gene encoding cell division cycle-associated 7-like protein isoform X5, which yields MTENRMIPKEVADIFNAPSDEEEEEFLGFADEVPMETLSPEGSRDSFDSLASPAQDVRFRSTYFTEELRRIFVEDTDSEMEDFEGFTPSDVSGSSGAELGESDLGSDSSASVVSEEEEQEEEEEEEAAAPRRRRRSGRSSIGLRVAFQFPTKKLAKRPERSPSSEPLGPGLRSQDKQVAALGRKKSCRPGRDREESASESEDDEGQESSDALLKRNLNIKENKAVLARLLAELNSMPDFFPVRSPASASKKRTTTRRALSEGQLPRRVNPARSARPPERFALESFTVSAAKFAEEFCRIRRRKTISGGRCQGYRRRHRVSSFRPVEDITEEDLENVAITVRDKIYDKVLGNTCHQCRQKTIDTKTVCRNQGCGGVRGQFCGPCLRNRYGEDVRSALLDPDWMCPPCRGICNCSYCRRRDGRCATGILIHLAKFYGYNNVKEYLESLQKRLVEDN from the exons ATGACAGAGAACAGAATG ATCCCTAAGGAGGTGGCTGACATCTTCAACGCCCCCAgcgacgaggaggaggaggagttccTGGGCTTTGCAGATGAGGTTCCCATGGAAACCCTCTCGCCAGAGGGGAGCCGTGATAGCTTTGACTCCCTGGCGTCCCCGGCGCAG GACGTGCGTTTCCGTTCCACATACTTCACAGAAGAGCTGAGAAGGATTTTTGTGGAGGACACTGACTCGGAGATGGAAGATTTCGAAGGCTTCACGCCGAGTGACGTCAGTGGGAGCAGCGGCGCGGAG cTGGGGGAGTCAGATTTGGGCTCTGACAGCTCAGCATCAGTGGTGAGTgaggaggaggaacaggaggaggaggaggaggaggaggcggcggccccCCGGCGGCGGCGCAGGTCTGGACGAAGCAGCATCGGTCTTCGAGTGGCCTTTCAGTTCCCCACCAAGAAGCTGGCGAAGCGGCCCGAGCGGAGCCCCTCCTCGGAGCCCTTGGGCCCCGGCCTGCGCTCCCAGGACAAGCAGGTGGCGGCCCTGGGCCGGAAGAAAAGCTGCAGGccggggagggacagggaggagtCGGCTTCGGAGTCGGAGGATGACGAGGGCCAGGAGAGCTCAGACGCCCTGCTGAAGAGGAACTTGAACATCAAGGAGAACAAGGCCGTG CTGGCCCGGTTATTGGCAGAACTGAACTCAATGCCGGATTTCTTCCCGGTACGGAGCCCGGCCTCAGCGTCC AAGAAGAGGACGACGACGCGGCGCGCCTTGTCCGAGGGACAGCTCCCCCGGCGCGTGAACCCGGCCCGCAGCGCCCGGCCACCTGAGCGCTTTGCCCTGGAGAGCTTCACCGTGTCAGCCGCCAAGTTCGCAGAGGAGTTCTGCAGAATCAGGAGAAGGAAGACCATCAGCGGG GGCAGATGCCAGGGGTACAGGCGCCGGCACCGAGTGTCTTCCTTTCGGCCCGTGGAGGATATCACTGAAGAGGACCTGGAAAACGTGGCCATCACCGTTCGAGACAAAATCTATGACAAAGTCCTG GGGAACACATGCCATCAGTGCCGGCAGAAGACCATCGACACCAAGACCGTGTGTCGCAACCAGGGCTGCGGCGGCGTGCGGGGCCAGTTCTGCGGGCCCTGCCTGAGGAACCGCTACGGCGAGGACGTGCGCTCCGCCTTGCTGGACCCG GACTGGATGTGCCCCCCCTGCCGTGGGATATGCAACTGTAGTTACTGCCGCAGGCGCGACGGACGCTGTGCCACGGGCATCCTCATCCACCTGGCCAAGTTCTATGGCTACAACAACGTTAAGGAGTACCTGGAGAG CTTACAGAAGCGGCTGGTGGAAGACAATTAA
- the CDCA7L gene encoding cell division cycle-associated 7-like protein isoform X8, whose translation METLSPEGSRDSFDSLASPAQDVRFRSTYFTEELRRIFVEDTDSEMEDFEGFTPSDVSGSSGAELGESDLGSDSSASVVSEEEEQEEEEEEEAAAPRRRRRSGRSSIGLRVAFQFPTKKLAKRPERSPSSEPLGPGLRSQDKQVAALGRKKSCRPGRDREESASESEDDEGQESSDALLKRNLNIKENKAVLARLLAELNSMPDFFPVRSPASASKKRTTTRRALSEGQLPRRVNPARSARPPERFALESFTVSAAKFAEEFCRIRRRKTISGGRCQGYRRRHRVSSFRPVEDITEEDLENVAITVRDKIYDKVLGNTCHQCRQKTIDTKTVCRNQGCGGVRGQFCGPCLRNRYGEDVRSALLDPDWMCPPCRGICNCSYCRRRDGRCATGILIHLAKFYGYNNVKEYLESLQKRLVEDN comes from the exons ATGGAAACCCTCTCGCCAGAGGGGAGCCGTGATAGCTTTGACTCCCTGGCGTCCCCGGCGCAG GACGTGCGTTTCCGTTCCACATACTTCACAGAAGAGCTGAGAAGGATTTTTGTGGAGGACACTGACTCGGAGATGGAAGATTTCGAAGGCTTCACGCCGAGTGACGTCAGTGGGAGCAGCGGCGCGGAG cTGGGGGAGTCAGATTTGGGCTCTGACAGCTCAGCATCAGTGGTGAGTgaggaggaggaacaggaggaggaggaggaggaggaggcggcggccccCCGGCGGCGGCGCAGGTCTGGACGAAGCAGCATCGGTCTTCGAGTGGCCTTTCAGTTCCCCACCAAGAAGCTGGCGAAGCGGCCCGAGCGGAGCCCCTCCTCGGAGCCCTTGGGCCCCGGCCTGCGCTCCCAGGACAAGCAGGTGGCGGCCCTGGGCCGGAAGAAAAGCTGCAGGccggggagggacagggaggagtCGGCTTCGGAGTCGGAGGATGACGAGGGCCAGGAGAGCTCAGACGCCCTGCTGAAGAGGAACTTGAACATCAAGGAGAACAAGGCCGTG CTGGCCCGGTTATTGGCAGAACTGAACTCAATGCCGGATTTCTTCCCGGTACGGAGCCCGGCCTCAGCGTCC AAGAAGAGGACGACGACGCGGCGCGCCTTGTCCGAGGGACAGCTCCCCCGGCGCGTGAACCCGGCCCGCAGCGCCCGGCCACCTGAGCGCTTTGCCCTGGAGAGCTTCACCGTGTCAGCCGCCAAGTTCGCAGAGGAGTTCTGCAGAATCAGGAGAAGGAAGACCATCAGCGGG GGCAGATGCCAGGGGTACAGGCGCCGGCACCGAGTGTCTTCCTTTCGGCCCGTGGAGGATATCACTGAAGAGGACCTGGAAAACGTGGCCATCACCGTTCGAGACAAAATCTATGACAAAGTCCTG GGGAACACATGCCATCAGTGCCGGCAGAAGACCATCGACACCAAGACCGTGTGTCGCAACCAGGGCTGCGGCGGCGTGCGGGGCCAGTTCTGCGGGCCCTGCCTGAGGAACCGCTACGGCGAGGACGTGCGCTCCGCCTTGCTGGACCCG GACTGGATGTGCCCCCCCTGCCGTGGGATATGCAACTGTAGTTACTGCCGCAGGCGCGACGGACGCTGTGCCACGGGCATCCTCATCCACCTGGCCAAGTTCTATGGCTACAACAACGTTAAGGAGTACCTGGAGAG CTTACAGAAGCGGCTGGTGGAAGACAATTAA
- the CDCA7L gene encoding cell division cycle-associated 7-like protein isoform X1, which yields MGLQLERSLGSLRRWLTSSTPPATRRRRSSWALQMRFPWKPSRQRGAVIALTPWRPRRRGVFSLLQDVRFRSTYFTEELRRIFVEDTDSEMEDFEGFTPSDVSGSSGAELGESDLGSDSSASVVSEEEEQEEEEEEEAAAPRRRRRSGRSSIGLRVAFQFPTKKLAKRPERSPSSEPLGPGLRSQDKQVAALGRKKSCRPGRDREESASESEDDEGQESSDALLKRNLNIKENKAVLARLLAELNSMPDFFPVRSPASASKKRTTTRRALSEGQLPRRVNPARSARPPERFALESFTVSAAKFAEEFCRIRRRKTISGGRCQGYRRRHRVSSFRPVEDITEEDLENVAITVRDKIYDKVLGNTCHQCRQKTIDTKTVCRNQGCGGVRGQFCGPCLRNRYGEDVRSALLDPDWMCPPCRGICNCSYCRRRDGRCATGILIHLAKFYGYNNVKEYLESLQKRLVEDN from the exons ATGGGGCTGCAGCTGGAGAGAAGCCTGGG ATCCCTAAGGAGGTGGCTGACATCTTCAACGCCCCCAgcgacgaggaggaggaggagttccTGGGCTTTGCAGATGAGGTTCCCATGGAAACCCTCTCGCCAGAGGGGAGCCGTGATAGCTTTGACTCCCTGGCGTCCCCGGCGCAG GGGTGTGTTTTCGCTGCTGCAGGACGTGCGTTTCCGTTCCACATACTTCACAGAAGAGCTGAGAAGGATTTTTGTGGAGGACACTGACTCGGAGATGGAAGATTTCGAAGGCTTCACGCCGAGTGACGTCAGTGGGAGCAGCGGCGCGGAG cTGGGGGAGTCAGATTTGGGCTCTGACAGCTCAGCATCAGTGGTGAGTgaggaggaggaacaggaggaggaggaggaggaggaggcggcggccccCCGGCGGCGGCGCAGGTCTGGACGAAGCAGCATCGGTCTTCGAGTGGCCTTTCAGTTCCCCACCAAGAAGCTGGCGAAGCGGCCCGAGCGGAGCCCCTCCTCGGAGCCCTTGGGCCCCGGCCTGCGCTCCCAGGACAAGCAGGTGGCGGCCCTGGGCCGGAAGAAAAGCTGCAGGccggggagggacagggaggagtCGGCTTCGGAGTCGGAGGATGACGAGGGCCAGGAGAGCTCAGACGCCCTGCTGAAGAGGAACTTGAACATCAAGGAGAACAAGGCCGTG CTGGCCCGGTTATTGGCAGAACTGAACTCAATGCCGGATTTCTTCCCGGTACGGAGCCCGGCCTCAGCGTCC AAGAAGAGGACGACGACGCGGCGCGCCTTGTCCGAGGGACAGCTCCCCCGGCGCGTGAACCCGGCCCGCAGCGCCCGGCCACCTGAGCGCTTTGCCCTGGAGAGCTTCACCGTGTCAGCCGCCAAGTTCGCAGAGGAGTTCTGCAGAATCAGGAGAAGGAAGACCATCAGCGGG GGCAGATGCCAGGGGTACAGGCGCCGGCACCGAGTGTCTTCCTTTCGGCCCGTGGAGGATATCACTGAAGAGGACCTGGAAAACGTGGCCATCACCGTTCGAGACAAAATCTATGACAAAGTCCTG GGGAACACATGCCATCAGTGCCGGCAGAAGACCATCGACACCAAGACCGTGTGTCGCAACCAGGGCTGCGGCGGCGTGCGGGGCCAGTTCTGCGGGCCCTGCCTGAGGAACCGCTACGGCGAGGACGTGCGCTCCGCCTTGCTGGACCCG GACTGGATGTGCCCCCCCTGCCGTGGGATATGCAACTGTAGTTACTGCCGCAGGCGCGACGGACGCTGTGCCACGGGCATCCTCATCCACCTGGCCAAGTTCTATGGCTACAACAACGTTAAGGAGTACCTGGAGAG CTTACAGAAGCGGCTGGTGGAAGACAATTAA
- the CDCA7L gene encoding cell division cycle-associated 7-like protein isoform X4 yields the protein MELATGSQIPKEVADIFNAPSDEEEEEFLGFADEVPMETLSPEGSRDSFDSLASPAQDVRFRSTYFTEELRRIFVEDTDSEMEDFEGFTPSDVSGSSGAELGESDLGSDSSASVVSEEEEQEEEEEEEAAAPRRRRRSGRSSIGLRVAFQFPTKKLAKRPERSPSSEPLGPGLRSQDKQVAALGRKKSCRPGRDREESASESEDDEGQESSDALLKRNLNIKENKAVLARLLAELNSMPDFFPVRSPASASKRTTTRRALSEGQLPRRVNPARSARPPERFALESFTVSAAKFAEEFCRIRRRKTISGGRCQGYRRRHRVSSFRPVEDITEEDLENVAITVRDKIYDKVLGNTCHQCRQKTIDTKTVCRNQGCGGVRGQFCGPCLRNRYGEDVRSALLDPDWMCPPCRGICNCSYCRRRDGRCATGILIHLAKFYGYNNVKEYLESLQKRLVEDN from the exons ATCCCTAAGGAGGTGGCTGACATCTTCAACGCCCCCAgcgacgaggaggaggaggagttccTGGGCTTTGCAGATGAGGTTCCCATGGAAACCCTCTCGCCAGAGGGGAGCCGTGATAGCTTTGACTCCCTGGCGTCCCCGGCGCAG GACGTGCGTTTCCGTTCCACATACTTCACAGAAGAGCTGAGAAGGATTTTTGTGGAGGACACTGACTCGGAGATGGAAGATTTCGAAGGCTTCACGCCGAGTGACGTCAGTGGGAGCAGCGGCGCGGAG cTGGGGGAGTCAGATTTGGGCTCTGACAGCTCAGCATCAGTGGTGAGTgaggaggaggaacaggaggaggaggaggaggaggaggcggcggccccCCGGCGGCGGCGCAGGTCTGGACGAAGCAGCATCGGTCTTCGAGTGGCCTTTCAGTTCCCCACCAAGAAGCTGGCGAAGCGGCCCGAGCGGAGCCCCTCCTCGGAGCCCTTGGGCCCCGGCCTGCGCTCCCAGGACAAGCAGGTGGCGGCCCTGGGCCGGAAGAAAAGCTGCAGGccggggagggacagggaggagtCGGCTTCGGAGTCGGAGGATGACGAGGGCCAGGAGAGCTCAGACGCCCTGCTGAAGAGGAACTTGAACATCAAGGAGAACAAGGCCGTG CTGGCCCGGTTATTGGCAGAACTGAACTCAATGCCGGATTTCTTCCCGGTACGGAGCCCGGCCTCAGCGTCC AAGAGGACGACGACGCGGCGCGCCTTGTCCGAGGGACAGCTCCCCCGGCGCGTGAACCCGGCCCGCAGCGCCCGGCCACCTGAGCGCTTTGCCCTGGAGAGCTTCACCGTGTCAGCCGCCAAGTTCGCAGAGGAGTTCTGCAGAATCAGGAGAAGGAAGACCATCAGCGGG GGCAGATGCCAGGGGTACAGGCGCCGGCACCGAGTGTCTTCCTTTCGGCCCGTGGAGGATATCACTGAAGAGGACCTGGAAAACGTGGCCATCACCGTTCGAGACAAAATCTATGACAAAGTCCTG GGGAACACATGCCATCAGTGCCGGCAGAAGACCATCGACACCAAGACCGTGTGTCGCAACCAGGGCTGCGGCGGCGTGCGGGGCCAGTTCTGCGGGCCCTGCCTGAGGAACCGCTACGGCGAGGACGTGCGCTCCGCCTTGCTGGACCCG GACTGGATGTGCCCCCCCTGCCGTGGGATATGCAACTGTAGTTACTGCCGCAGGCGCGACGGACGCTGTGCCACGGGCATCCTCATCCACCTGGCCAAGTTCTATGGCTACAACAACGTTAAGGAGTACCTGGAGAG CTTACAGAAGCGGCTGGTGGAAGACAATTAA
- the CDCA7L gene encoding cell division cycle-associated 7-like protein isoform X7, translated as MRFPWKPSRQRGAVIALTPWRPRRRGVFSLLQDVRFRSTYFTEELRRIFVEDTDSEMEDFEGFTPSDVSGSSGAELGESDLGSDSSASVVSEEEEQEEEEEEEAAAPRRRRRSGRSSIGLRVAFQFPTKKLAKRPERSPSSEPLGPGLRSQDKQVAALGRKKSCRPGRDREESASESEDDEGQESSDALLKRNLNIKENKAVLARLLAELNSMPDFFPVRSPASASKKRTTTRRALSEGQLPRRVNPARSARPPERFALESFTVSAAKFAEEFCRIRRRKTISGGRCQGYRRRHRVSSFRPVEDITEEDLENVAITVRDKIYDKVLGNTCHQCRQKTIDTKTVCRNQGCGGVRGQFCGPCLRNRYGEDVRSALLDPDWMCPPCRGICNCSYCRRRDGRCATGILIHLAKFYGYNNVKEYLESLQKRLVEDN; from the exons ATGAGGTTCCCATGGAAACCCTCTCGCCAGAGGGGAGCCGTGATAGCTTTGACTCCCTGGCGTCCCCGGCGCAG GGGTGTGTTTTCGCTGCTGCAGGACGTGCGTTTCCGTTCCACATACTTCACAGAAGAGCTGAGAAGGATTTTTGTGGAGGACACTGACTCGGAGATGGAAGATTTCGAAGGCTTCACGCCGAGTGACGTCAGTGGGAGCAGCGGCGCGGAG cTGGGGGAGTCAGATTTGGGCTCTGACAGCTCAGCATCAGTGGTGAGTgaggaggaggaacaggaggaggaggaggaggaggaggcggcggccccCCGGCGGCGGCGCAGGTCTGGACGAAGCAGCATCGGTCTTCGAGTGGCCTTTCAGTTCCCCACCAAGAAGCTGGCGAAGCGGCCCGAGCGGAGCCCCTCCTCGGAGCCCTTGGGCCCCGGCCTGCGCTCCCAGGACAAGCAGGTGGCGGCCCTGGGCCGGAAGAAAAGCTGCAGGccggggagggacagggaggagtCGGCTTCGGAGTCGGAGGATGACGAGGGCCAGGAGAGCTCAGACGCCCTGCTGAAGAGGAACTTGAACATCAAGGAGAACAAGGCCGTG CTGGCCCGGTTATTGGCAGAACTGAACTCAATGCCGGATTTCTTCCCGGTACGGAGCCCGGCCTCAGCGTCC AAGAAGAGGACGACGACGCGGCGCGCCTTGTCCGAGGGACAGCTCCCCCGGCGCGTGAACCCGGCCCGCAGCGCCCGGCCACCTGAGCGCTTTGCCCTGGAGAGCTTCACCGTGTCAGCCGCCAAGTTCGCAGAGGAGTTCTGCAGAATCAGGAGAAGGAAGACCATCAGCGGG GGCAGATGCCAGGGGTACAGGCGCCGGCACCGAGTGTCTTCCTTTCGGCCCGTGGAGGATATCACTGAAGAGGACCTGGAAAACGTGGCCATCACCGTTCGAGACAAAATCTATGACAAAGTCCTG GGGAACACATGCCATCAGTGCCGGCAGAAGACCATCGACACCAAGACCGTGTGTCGCAACCAGGGCTGCGGCGGCGTGCGGGGCCAGTTCTGCGGGCCCTGCCTGAGGAACCGCTACGGCGAGGACGTGCGCTCCGCCTTGCTGGACCCG GACTGGATGTGCCCCCCCTGCCGTGGGATATGCAACTGTAGTTACTGCCGCAGGCGCGACGGACGCTGTGCCACGGGCATCCTCATCCACCTGGCCAAGTTCTATGGCTACAACAACGTTAAGGAGTACCTGGAGAG CTTACAGAAGCGGCTGGTGGAAGACAATTAA
- the CDCA7L gene encoding cell division cycle-associated 7-like protein isoform X3, translating to MELATGSQIPKEVADIFNAPSDEEEEEFLGFADEVPMETLSPEGSRDSFDSLASPAQDVRFRSTYFTEELRRIFVEDTDSEMEDFEGFTPSDVSGSSGAELGESDLGSDSSASVVSEEEEQEEEEEEEAAAPRRRRRSGRSSIGLRVAFQFPTKKLAKRPERSPSSEPLGPGLRSQDKQVAALGRKKSCRPGRDREESASESEDDEGQESSDALLKRNLNIKENKAVLARLLAELNSMPDFFPVRSPASASKKRTTTRRALSEGQLPRRVNPARSARPPERFALESFTVSAAKFAEEFCRIRRRKTISGGRCQGYRRRHRVSSFRPVEDITEEDLENVAITVRDKIYDKVLGNTCHQCRQKTIDTKTVCRNQGCGGVRGQFCGPCLRNRYGEDVRSALLDPDWMCPPCRGICNCSYCRRRDGRCATGILIHLAKFYGYNNVKEYLESLQKRLVEDN from the exons ATCCCTAAGGAGGTGGCTGACATCTTCAACGCCCCCAgcgacgaggaggaggaggagttccTGGGCTTTGCAGATGAGGTTCCCATGGAAACCCTCTCGCCAGAGGGGAGCCGTGATAGCTTTGACTCCCTGGCGTCCCCGGCGCAG GACGTGCGTTTCCGTTCCACATACTTCACAGAAGAGCTGAGAAGGATTTTTGTGGAGGACACTGACTCGGAGATGGAAGATTTCGAAGGCTTCACGCCGAGTGACGTCAGTGGGAGCAGCGGCGCGGAG cTGGGGGAGTCAGATTTGGGCTCTGACAGCTCAGCATCAGTGGTGAGTgaggaggaggaacaggaggaggaggaggaggaggaggcggcggccccCCGGCGGCGGCGCAGGTCTGGACGAAGCAGCATCGGTCTTCGAGTGGCCTTTCAGTTCCCCACCAAGAAGCTGGCGAAGCGGCCCGAGCGGAGCCCCTCCTCGGAGCCCTTGGGCCCCGGCCTGCGCTCCCAGGACAAGCAGGTGGCGGCCCTGGGCCGGAAGAAAAGCTGCAGGccggggagggacagggaggagtCGGCTTCGGAGTCGGAGGATGACGAGGGCCAGGAGAGCTCAGACGCCCTGCTGAAGAGGAACTTGAACATCAAGGAGAACAAGGCCGTG CTGGCCCGGTTATTGGCAGAACTGAACTCAATGCCGGATTTCTTCCCGGTACGGAGCCCGGCCTCAGCGTCC AAGAAGAGGACGACGACGCGGCGCGCCTTGTCCGAGGGACAGCTCCCCCGGCGCGTGAACCCGGCCCGCAGCGCCCGGCCACCTGAGCGCTTTGCCCTGGAGAGCTTCACCGTGTCAGCCGCCAAGTTCGCAGAGGAGTTCTGCAGAATCAGGAGAAGGAAGACCATCAGCGGG GGCAGATGCCAGGGGTACAGGCGCCGGCACCGAGTGTCTTCCTTTCGGCCCGTGGAGGATATCACTGAAGAGGACCTGGAAAACGTGGCCATCACCGTTCGAGACAAAATCTATGACAAAGTCCTG GGGAACACATGCCATCAGTGCCGGCAGAAGACCATCGACACCAAGACCGTGTGTCGCAACCAGGGCTGCGGCGGCGTGCGGGGCCAGTTCTGCGGGCCCTGCCTGAGGAACCGCTACGGCGAGGACGTGCGCTCCGCCTTGCTGGACCCG GACTGGATGTGCCCCCCCTGCCGTGGGATATGCAACTGTAGTTACTGCCGCAGGCGCGACGGACGCTGTGCCACGGGCATCCTCATCCACCTGGCCAAGTTCTATGGCTACAACAACGTTAAGGAGTACCTGGAGAG CTTACAGAAGCGGCTGGTGGAAGACAATTAA
- the CDCA7L gene encoding cell division cycle-associated 7-like protein isoform X11, translated as MELATGSQDVRFRSTYFTEELRRIFVEDTDSEMEDFEGFTPSDVSGSSGAELGESDLGSDSSASVVSEEEEQEEEEEEEAAAPRRRRRSGRSSIGLRVAFQFPTKKLAKRPERSPSSEPLGPGLRSQDKQVAALGRKKSCRPGRDREESASESEDDEGQESSDALLKRNLNIKENKAVLARLLAELNSMPDFFPVRSPASASKKRTTTRRALSEGQLPRRVNPARSARPPERFALESFTVSAAKFAEEFCRIRRRKTISGGRCQGYRRRHRVSSFRPVEDITEEDLENVAITVRDKIYDKVLGNTCHQCRQKTIDTKTVCRNQGCGGVRGQFCGPCLRNRYGEDVRSALLDPDWMCPPCRGICNCSYCRRRDGRCATGILIHLAKFYGYNNVKEYLESLQKRLVEDN; from the exons GACGTGCGTTTCCGTTCCACATACTTCACAGAAGAGCTGAGAAGGATTTTTGTGGAGGACACTGACTCGGAGATGGAAGATTTCGAAGGCTTCACGCCGAGTGACGTCAGTGGGAGCAGCGGCGCGGAG cTGGGGGAGTCAGATTTGGGCTCTGACAGCTCAGCATCAGTGGTGAGTgaggaggaggaacaggaggaggaggaggaggaggaggcggcggccccCCGGCGGCGGCGCAGGTCTGGACGAAGCAGCATCGGTCTTCGAGTGGCCTTTCAGTTCCCCACCAAGAAGCTGGCGAAGCGGCCCGAGCGGAGCCCCTCCTCGGAGCCCTTGGGCCCCGGCCTGCGCTCCCAGGACAAGCAGGTGGCGGCCCTGGGCCGGAAGAAAAGCTGCAGGccggggagggacagggaggagtCGGCTTCGGAGTCGGAGGATGACGAGGGCCAGGAGAGCTCAGACGCCCTGCTGAAGAGGAACTTGAACATCAAGGAGAACAAGGCCGTG CTGGCCCGGTTATTGGCAGAACTGAACTCAATGCCGGATTTCTTCCCGGTACGGAGCCCGGCCTCAGCGTCC AAGAAGAGGACGACGACGCGGCGCGCCTTGTCCGAGGGACAGCTCCCCCGGCGCGTGAACCCGGCCCGCAGCGCCCGGCCACCTGAGCGCTTTGCCCTGGAGAGCTTCACCGTGTCAGCCGCCAAGTTCGCAGAGGAGTTCTGCAGAATCAGGAGAAGGAAGACCATCAGCGGG GGCAGATGCCAGGGGTACAGGCGCCGGCACCGAGTGTCTTCCTTTCGGCCCGTGGAGGATATCACTGAAGAGGACCTGGAAAACGTGGCCATCACCGTTCGAGACAAAATCTATGACAAAGTCCTG GGGAACACATGCCATCAGTGCCGGCAGAAGACCATCGACACCAAGACCGTGTGTCGCAACCAGGGCTGCGGCGGCGTGCGGGGCCAGTTCTGCGGGCCCTGCCTGAGGAACCGCTACGGCGAGGACGTGCGCTCCGCCTTGCTGGACCCG GACTGGATGTGCCCCCCCTGCCGTGGGATATGCAACTGTAGTTACTGCCGCAGGCGCGACGGACGCTGTGCCACGGGCATCCTCATCCACCTGGCCAAGTTCTATGGCTACAACAACGTTAAGGAGTACCTGGAGAG CTTACAGAAGCGGCTGGTGGAAGACAATTAA
- the CDCA7L gene encoding cell division cycle-associated 7-like protein isoform X12, protein MEDFEGFTPSDVSGSSGAELGESDLGSDSSASVVSEEEEQEEEEEEEAAAPRRRRRSGRSSIGLRVAFQFPTKKLAKRPERSPSSEPLGPGLRSQDKQVAALGRKKSCRPGRDREESASESEDDEGQESSDALLKRNLNIKENKAVLARLLAELNSMPDFFPVRSPASASKKRTTTRRALSEGQLPRRVNPARSARPPERFALESFTVSAAKFAEEFCRIRRRKTISGGRCQGYRRRHRVSSFRPVEDITEEDLENVAITVRDKIYDKVLGNTCHQCRQKTIDTKTVCRNQGCGGVRGQFCGPCLRNRYGEDVRSALLDPDWMCPPCRGICNCSYCRRRDGRCATGILIHLAKFYGYNNVKEYLESLQKRLVEDN, encoded by the exons ATGGAAGATTTCGAAGGCTTCACGCCGAGTGACGTCAGTGGGAGCAGCGGCGCGGAG cTGGGGGAGTCAGATTTGGGCTCTGACAGCTCAGCATCAGTGGTGAGTgaggaggaggaacaggaggaggaggaggaggaggaggcggcggccccCCGGCGGCGGCGCAGGTCTGGACGAAGCAGCATCGGTCTTCGAGTGGCCTTTCAGTTCCCCACCAAGAAGCTGGCGAAGCGGCCCGAGCGGAGCCCCTCCTCGGAGCCCTTGGGCCCCGGCCTGCGCTCCCAGGACAAGCAGGTGGCGGCCCTGGGCCGGAAGAAAAGCTGCAGGccggggagggacagggaggagtCGGCTTCGGAGTCGGAGGATGACGAGGGCCAGGAGAGCTCAGACGCCCTGCTGAAGAGGAACTTGAACATCAAGGAGAACAAGGCCGTG CTGGCCCGGTTATTGGCAGAACTGAACTCAATGCCGGATTTCTTCCCGGTACGGAGCCCGGCCTCAGCGTCC AAGAAGAGGACGACGACGCGGCGCGCCTTGTCCGAGGGACAGCTCCCCCGGCGCGTGAACCCGGCCCGCAGCGCCCGGCCACCTGAGCGCTTTGCCCTGGAGAGCTTCACCGTGTCAGCCGCCAAGTTCGCAGAGGAGTTCTGCAGAATCAGGAGAAGGAAGACCATCAGCGGG GGCAGATGCCAGGGGTACAGGCGCCGGCACCGAGTGTCTTCCTTTCGGCCCGTGGAGGATATCACTGAAGAGGACCTGGAAAACGTGGCCATCACCGTTCGAGACAAAATCTATGACAAAGTCCTG GGGAACACATGCCATCAGTGCCGGCAGAAGACCATCGACACCAAGACCGTGTGTCGCAACCAGGGCTGCGGCGGCGTGCGGGGCCAGTTCTGCGGGCCCTGCCTGAGGAACCGCTACGGCGAGGACGTGCGCTCCGCCTTGCTGGACCCG GACTGGATGTGCCCCCCCTGCCGTGGGATATGCAACTGTAGTTACTGCCGCAGGCGCGACGGACGCTGTGCCACGGGCATCCTCATCCACCTGGCCAAGTTCTATGGCTACAACAACGTTAAGGAGTACCTGGAGAG CTTACAGAAGCGGCTGGTGGAAGACAATTAA